GATCATGACCACCATCATGCAGATGATGTATTCACAAGCTGGGGAAAAGAGACACCTCACAAGTTCACAAGAGAAAAGATTGAGGAAGTCTTAAAGACACTTAGTGAGACAGATGCATACGGAACCATCCTTCGTGCAAAAGGTATGGTAGAAGATGTCAATGGTTCCTGGATTTACTTCGATATGGTTCCAGGTGAGTACGAGTTACGTGACGGAGAGCCGGATTATACAGGAAGACTTTGCGTAATCGGTACTGATATTGAAGAGCACAGATTAGAAGAATTATTTGGAATCGCCTAAGAATTTTAGGTATAGAAAGGTATAAAAAGTATGGATGAAGTAGGAGTATATCTGTTTACCGGATTTATGGACAGCGGTAAGACATCCCTGATTAAGGATACGTTGATTGAAAACGGATTTGCAGAGCAGGGAAACAGTCTTATCATCTGTTGTGAGGACGGAGACGTAGAATACGAAAAAGAAGAACTCGATAAAATCAATACACAGATTGTTTATATTGAAAAAGAAGAAGAGTTCACCGAAGAAAAATTAAACGAGTGGAATAACGAATATCATCCAGACCAGGTTTTCATTGAGTACAATGGAACCTGGGGAATGGACACCATCTTAGAGATGAAGCTTCCAAAAGAATGGGTGATTGTGCAGTCTCTTGCAACGGTAGATGCCACCACTTTTGATATGTATCTTGGCAACATGAGAGCTATGATTTTAGAGCAGCTTTTCTCAGCTGATGTCGTGATTTTCAACCGCTGTGATGACAATACAGACAGAGGAAAATACCGTCGTACTGTAAAGGCTAACAATCGGAAAGCCCAGATTGTCTATGAGAGAAAAGATGGTACTATCGATGAAAGACCGGAAGAACTTCCGTTCGATTTAAACCAGGATGTCATTGAAATCACAGATGCCGATTATGCCATCTGGTATATGGATGCATTGGATAATCCAAAGAAATATCAAGGGAAAAAAGTAAAATTCCTTGCACTTGTCTACAATCCGGACAAGCTGAAAAAAGGTATTTTTGTTCCAGGCCGTTTTGCGATGACCTGTTGCATCGAGGATGTTACCTTTATTGGATTTAAGTGTAAATATAAAGAGGAAGATCAGATTCCACATAAATCATGGATTCATATTACCGCAGAAGTGCAGGTAGAATTTGCAAAAGAATACAAAGGAAAAGGACCGGTTCTTTATCCGGTATCCATCGAGCCGGCAGAAAAACCGGAAGATGAACTTGTATATTTTTCTTAAA
This genomic window from Roseburia sp. 831b contains:
- a CDS encoding TIGR03943 family putative permease subunit produces the protein MDEVGVYLFTGFMDSGKTSLIKDTLIENGFAEQGNSLIICCEDGDVEYEKEELDKINTQIVYIEKEEEFTEEKLNEWNNEYHPDQVFIEYNGTWGMDTILEMKLPKEWVIVQSLATVDATTFDMYLGNMRAMILEQLFSADVVIFNRCDDNTDRGKYRRTVKANNRKAQIVYERKDGTIDERPEELPFDLNQDVIEITDADYAIWYMDALDNPKKYQGKKVKFLALVYNPDKLKKGIFVPGRFAMTCCIEDVTFIGFKCKYKEEDQIPHKSWIHITAEVQVEFAKEYKGKGPVLYPVSIEPAEKPEDELVYFS